A window of the Dyadobacter pollutisoli genome harbors these coding sequences:
- the queG gene encoding tRNA epoxyqueuosine(34) reductase QueG: MTTDDIVRQERSQFIKAKAIENGFDFCGISKAEFLENEAPRLENWLNRNQHGAMGYMANHFEKRLDPRKLVDGAKSVISVLLNYYPEKRLPEGEDDLKLSKYAYGTDYHYILKEKLASLLLAVQGEIGEVSGRIFVDSAPVMDKVWAAKSGLGWIGKHSNLLNRDMGSFFFIGEIICDLDLAYDGAVQDYCGTCTRCIDACPTDAITEPFVVDGSKCISYYTIELKDSIPQEVQGKFGNWIFGCDICQDVCPWNRFSKPHTTSEFALPESLAGFTNNDWQEITEEIFREIFRRSPVKRTKYEGLKRNIDFVISSK, encoded by the coding sequence ATGACTACAGATGATATCGTAAGGCAGGAAAGGAGTCAGTTTATCAAGGCGAAGGCCATTGAAAATGGTTTTGATTTTTGCGGTATTTCAAAGGCGGAATTCCTCGAAAACGAGGCGCCGAGGCTTGAAAACTGGCTGAACCGTAACCAACACGGGGCTATGGGCTATATGGCCAACCATTTCGAAAAGCGGCTCGATCCCCGGAAGCTCGTCGATGGTGCGAAAAGCGTGATCTCTGTTTTACTCAATTATTATCCCGAAAAAAGACTTCCCGAGGGAGAAGACGACCTCAAACTTTCCAAGTACGCTTACGGAACAGACTACCATTATATACTAAAGGAAAAGCTGGCCTCTTTATTGCTAGCCGTTCAGGGAGAGATTGGGGAGGTGAGCGGCCGGATTTTCGTCGACTCTGCACCGGTCATGGACAAAGTGTGGGCCGCAAAAAGCGGATTGGGCTGGATCGGGAAACATTCCAACCTCCTGAACCGCGACATGGGCAGCTTCTTTTTTATAGGAGAAATCATCTGCGATCTCGATCTTGCCTATGATGGCGCGGTGCAGGATTACTGCGGAACCTGTACGCGCTGTATCGACGCCTGCCCGACCGATGCCATTACGGAGCCCTTTGTCGTGGACGGCAGTAAATGCATCAGTTACTATACCATTGAATTAAAGGATTCGATCCCGCAGGAGGTTCAGGGCAAGTTTGGCAACTGGATATTCGGCTGTGACATCTGTCAGGACGTGTGTCCCTGGAACCGCTTTTCCAAACCACACACAACCAGTGAGTTTGCATTGCCGGAAAGTTTGGCAGGCTTTACCAACAATGACTGGCAGGAAATTACGGAAGAAATTTTTCGTGAAATTTTCAGACGTTCCCCTGTAAAACGTACTAAATATGAAGGTTTGAAGCGCAATATAGATTTTGTTATATCGTCTAAATAA